The following are encoded in a window of Prochlorococcus marinus str. MIT 1013 genomic DNA:
- a CDS encoding F0F1 ATP synthase subunit gamma, producing the protein MANLKDIRDRIVSVKNTRKITEAMRLVAAAKVRRAQDQVLRSRPFADRLARVLENIQSRMQFEAADSPLLNKREVKTITLLAVTGDRGLCGGYNANIIKRTEKRYAELKGQGYNPDLVLIGKKAIGYFENRSSLYNIRATFKELEQVPTAEDASSITSEVLAEFISESTDRVEVIFTKFVSLVSCNPTIQTLLPLDPQGIADSEDEIFRLTTKDSQLIIEKDSAPSNEEPKLPSDIVFEQSPDQLLNALLPLYLQNQLLRALQESAASELASRMTAMNNASDNAKELAKNLTIDYNKARQAAITQEILEVVGGAAA; encoded by the coding sequence ATGGCTAACCTCAAGGACATAAGAGACAGAATTGTATCTGTCAAAAACACCAGGAAAATCACAGAAGCGATGAGACTCGTCGCTGCTGCAAAAGTTAGGAGAGCACAGGATCAGGTCCTACGAAGTAGACCTTTTGCTGATCGATTGGCAAGGGTGTTAGAAAATATACAATCAAGAATGCAGTTTGAAGCTGCAGACTCTCCTCTGCTCAATAAACGTGAAGTTAAGACAATTACTCTCTTAGCTGTGACTGGAGATAGAGGATTATGTGGGGGCTACAACGCAAATATTATTAAACGAACAGAGAAACGCTACGCTGAATTAAAAGGTCAGGGATATAATCCCGATCTAGTTTTAATTGGTAAGAAAGCGATAGGATATTTCGAGAATAGATCTAGTCTTTATAATATAAGAGCTACTTTTAAAGAATTAGAACAAGTTCCGACTGCAGAAGATGCCAGCTCCATTACTAGTGAAGTATTAGCAGAATTTATTTCTGAGAGTACTGATCGAGTAGAGGTAATTTTTACCAAGTTTGTAAGCTTGGTTAGTTGTAATCCAACAATACAAACTCTTTTACCTTTAGATCCTCAAGGAATAGCAGATTCAGAAGATGAAATTTTTAGATTAACTACAAAAGACAGCCAACTAATTATTGAGAAAGATTCTGCTCCTTCAAATGAAGAGCCCAAATTACCATCGGATATTGTTTTTGAACAAAGTCCTGATCAACTTTTGAATGCTCTTTTACCTCTTTATTTACAGAATCAATTACTACGTGCATTACAGGAGTCTGCTGCTTCAGAGTTGGCAAGTAGAATGACTGCAATGAATAACGCTAGTGATAATGCTAAGGAATTAGCTAAAAATCTTACTATTGACTATAACAAGGCTAGACAAGCCGCAATTACGCAAGAAATTTTAGAAGTTGTAGGTGGCGCTGCAGCGTAG
- a CDS encoding F0F1 ATP synthase subunit B', with the protein MPTLFLFGASEGGLFDFDATLPLMAVQVVLLTFILNALFFKPVGRVVEEREDYVNTSRAEAKKKISEVERLETELKDQLKEARLEAQKVILEAEQDSENLYKEALALATSEANASREKARREIDSQRDEALNQLKSEADNLGDLIIDRLLAKK; encoded by the coding sequence ATGCCAACTTTGTTTTTGTTTGGTGCCTCTGAGGGAGGTCTGTTTGATTTCGATGCAACACTTCCGCTGATGGCGGTTCAGGTTGTATTACTTACTTTCATACTTAATGCTCTTTTCTTCAAACCTGTAGGACGGGTAGTTGAAGAAAGAGAGGATTATGTAAATACAAGTCGGGCAGAAGCAAAGAAAAAAATCTCTGAGGTTGAACGACTAGAGACTGAGCTTAAAGATCAGCTCAAAGAAGCTCGTCTTGAAGCTCAGAAAGTCATTCTTGAGGCAGAGCAGGATTCTGAGAATCTTTATAAAGAAGCTCTTGCTCTTGCTACTTCAGAGGCAAATGCATCAAGAGAGAAAGCTAGGCGTGAGATTGATTCACAAAGAGATGAAGCTCTTAATCAACTTAAAAGCGAGGCTGACAATCTTGGTGATTTGATTATTGACAGACTCTTGGCAAAAAAATGA
- a CDS encoding F0F1 ATP synthase subunit B: MTSLIFASEGFGLNLNIFETNIINLAVVVFGLYKFLPGFLGKILERRRTTILSDLKEAEERLAQAQDSLSQAKDELASAKQKADKIRNDCKARAEAIRLESEKRTVEEMARIKQGAASDLNAEAARVTSQLRKEAAELAIEKALAMLPKKLDSNTQDNFLKQSIRNIGDN; this comes from the coding sequence ATGACTTCTTTAATTTTCGCTTCCGAAGGCTTTGGCCTAAATTTAAATATTTTTGAGACCAACATTATCAACTTAGCTGTTGTTGTTTTTGGTCTCTATAAGTTCTTGCCAGGCTTTTTAGGAAAAATTCTTGAAAGACGAAGAACTACAATCCTTTCTGACTTGAAAGAAGCAGAAGAGCGTTTAGCTCAAGCACAAGATTCTCTTTCACAAGCAAAAGACGAGCTTGCCTCGGCCAAGCAAAAAGCAGACAAAATCAGAAATGATTGCAAAGCTAGAGCAGAAGCAATTCGTCTAGAGAGTGAAAAAAGAACTGTTGAGGAAATGGCAAGAATTAAACAAGGCGCTGCATCTGACTTAAATGCTGAAGCTGCAAGAGTCACTTCTCAATTAAGAAAAGAGGCTGCAGAACTTGCTATTGAAAAAGCATTAGCAATGCTTCCTAAAAAGTTAGATTCAAATACTCAAGATAATTTTCTTAAACAGTCAATTAGAAATATTGGAGACAACTAA
- the atpH gene encoding ATP synthase F1 subunit delta yields the protein MPLLNTITTPYAEAFLQVAESRNEVDEVVTQAKSILELWNTCPEFSDAMASPVLEVNQKKAALEKLFSSQVTPSFLNLLKLLADRQRIGLLNSVLERLLEIYREQRNIALATITSASALNEDQQSELLKKVQSIAGTDNLEIDLKVDSELLGGFVVNVGSKVIDASIAGQVRRLGLALAKVS from the coding sequence ATGCCACTACTTAATACTATTACTACTCCATATGCTGAAGCGTTTCTTCAAGTTGCTGAGAGCAGAAACGAAGTGGATGAAGTAGTAACTCAAGCTAAATCTATTTTAGAACTTTGGAATACTTGCCCTGAATTTAGTGATGCTATGGCATCGCCAGTTTTAGAGGTTAATCAGAAGAAAGCAGCTTTAGAAAAGCTTTTCTCTAGTCAGGTTACTCCCTCTTTCTTAAACCTTCTAAAACTTTTGGCAGATCGACAGAGAATAGGATTGTTGAATTCTGTTCTTGAAAGATTATTGGAAATCTATCGAGAACAAAGAAATATTGCTTTAGCAACAATTACTTCAGCTTCGGCTTTAAATGAAGATCAACAATCTGAGCTACTCAAGAAAGTACAATCTATAGCTGGTACAGATAATTTAGAAATCGATCTCAAAGTCGACTCTGAATTGCTAGGTGGCTTTGTGGTCAATGTTGGATCAAAGGTCATTGATGCCAGCATCGCAGGGCAAGTTAGGCGACTTGGTCTTGCTTTGGCCAAAGTCAGCTAA
- a CDS encoding ATP synthase subunit I produces MTSEIVENCSSLDPLLDIDSADSSSGVKSDEYLELQFRVFRLAFLLTIFSVGIAGFFWGINASASLFIGALSGIFYFRLLARGVGRLGTSSKIVGKVQLLVPVLLVLVSSRFHQIDLIPALLGFLLYKPALIIQFLSMP; encoded by the coding sequence GTGACATCTGAGATTGTTGAAAATTGCTCAAGTCTTGATCCTCTTCTGGATATTGATTCGGCGGATTCATCTTCCGGAGTCAAATCAGACGAATACCTTGAACTGCAATTTCGAGTATTCCGTCTGGCATTTTTATTGACTATTTTTTCTGTTGGCATAGCGGGTTTCTTTTGGGGAATCAATGCTAGTGCAAGCCTTTTTATTGGTGCTTTATCAGGGATTTTTTATTTTCGCTTGCTTGCTCGCGGAGTTGGAAGATTAGGTACTTCATCAAAAATTGTCGGTAAAGTCCAGTTGTTAGTTCCGGTCCTTTTGGTTTTGGTGTCTTCTAGATTTCATCAAATTGATTTGATTCCGGCTTTATTAGGATTTTTGCTTTATAAACCAGCGTTAATTATTCAATTTCTGTCTATGCCGTAA
- the atpE gene encoding ATP synthase F0 subunit C, giving the protein MDSITTAASVVAAGLAVGLGAIGPGIGQGSAAQGAVEGIARQPEAEGKIRGTLLLSFAFMESLTIYGLVVALVLLFANPFAG; this is encoded by the coding sequence ATGGATTCCATTACCACCGCCGCATCAGTTGTTGCAGCTGGGTTAGCTGTAGGCCTTGGCGCAATAGGCCCTGGTATCGGTCAGGGTAGTGCTGCACAAGGCGCAGTAGAGGGTATAGCCCGTCAACCAGAAGCTGAGGGAAAAATCAGAGGTACTTTGCTTCTTTCTTTCGCATTCATGGAATCACTCACCATTTATGGTCTTGTGGTTGCATTGGTTCTTCTCTTTGCTAACCCTTTTGCTGGTTGA
- the atpA gene encoding F0F1 ATP synthase subunit alpha, with protein MVSIRPDEISSILKQQIADYDKSVSVSNVGTVLQIGDGIARVYGLEKVMAGELVEFEDGTEGIALNLEDDNVGVVLMGEALGVQEGSTVKATGKIASVPVGEAMLGRVVNPLGQQIDGKGEMATTDSRLIESIAPGIIKRKSVHEPMQTGITSIDAMIPIGRGQRELIIGDRQTGKTAIAIDTIINQKGQDVVCVYVAVGQKQASVANVVEVLKEKGALDYTIIVNAGASEAAALQYLAPYTGAAIAEHFMYQGKATLVIYDDLTKQAQAYRQMSLLLRRLPGREAYPGDVFYCHSRLLERAAKLSDAMGAGSMTSLPIIETQAGDVSAYIPTNVISITDGQIFLSSDLFNSGLRPAINVGISVSRVGGAAQTKAIKKIAGTLKLELAQFDELAAFSQFASDLDEATQKQLGRGKRLRELLKQPQFDPLNLAEQVAIVYAGVKGLIDEVPEEEVTKFARELRDYLKTNKADFIKNVLSEKVLSEESESILKDAINEVKSSMLAA; from the coding sequence ATGGTTTCTATACGTCCCGACGAGATCAGTTCAATCCTTAAACAGCAGATTGCTGATTACGATAAATCAGTTTCTGTGAGCAATGTAGGTACTGTTTTACAAATTGGTGATGGTATCGCAAGAGTTTATGGCCTTGAAAAGGTTATGGCAGGTGAACTAGTTGAATTTGAAGATGGAACAGAAGGAATTGCTCTAAACCTTGAGGATGACAATGTTGGTGTTGTTTTGATGGGTGAAGCTTTAGGAGTACAAGAGGGCAGCACAGTTAAAGCAACTGGAAAGATTGCTTCAGTCCCAGTTGGTGAGGCAATGCTGGGAAGAGTTGTTAATCCTCTTGGACAGCAAATTGATGGAAAAGGAGAGATGGCTACAACTGACTCAAGATTAATTGAGTCAATAGCTCCTGGAATTATTAAAAGAAAGTCAGTTCATGAGCCTATGCAAACGGGCATCACATCTATTGATGCGATGATCCCTATTGGAAGAGGGCAGAGAGAGTTGATTATTGGAGATCGTCAAACAGGTAAAACTGCAATAGCAATCGATACAATCATCAACCAAAAAGGTCAAGATGTTGTTTGTGTTTATGTAGCGGTTGGTCAAAAACAAGCATCAGTTGCAAATGTAGTTGAAGTTCTCAAAGAAAAAGGAGCTTTGGATTACACGATTATTGTTAATGCAGGGGCATCTGAAGCTGCAGCCTTGCAATATTTAGCTCCTTACACAGGGGCAGCAATTGCTGAGCACTTTATGTATCAAGGTAAGGCGACACTAGTTATTTATGACGACTTAACAAAGCAAGCGCAGGCTTATAGGCAAATGTCATTGCTTTTACGTCGTCTACCTGGTCGTGAAGCATATCCAGGAGATGTTTTTTATTGCCATAGTCGTTTACTTGAAAGGGCTGCAAAACTTTCTGACGCGATGGGTGCAGGATCAATGACCTCCCTACCTATTATTGAAACCCAGGCTGGTGACGTTTCTGCTTATATTCCAACCAACGTTATTTCAATTACTGATGGTCAGATCTTCTTGAGTTCAGATTTATTCAACTCTGGTTTAAGACCTGCTATTAACGTTGGTATATCAGTTAGTCGAGTAGGAGGAGCTGCGCAAACAAAAGCTATCAAGAAAATTGCAGGTACTTTAAAACTTGAACTAGCTCAGTTTGATGAACTTGCGGCATTCTCTCAATTTGCTTCAGATCTTGATGAGGCTACTCAAAAGCAGTTAGGTAGAGGAAAGAGGCTAAGAGAACTCCTTAAACAACCTCAATTTGACCCTCTAAATTTAGCTGAACAAGTAGCTATTGTTTATGCAGGTGTGAAAGGATTGATTGATGAGGTGCCTGAGGAGGAAGTGACAAAGTTTGCTCGTGAATTGCGTGATTATCTAAAAACGAATAAGGCTGATTTCATTAAGAATGTTCTCTCTGAAAAAGTCTTAAGTGAAGAATCCGAATCAATACTTAAAGACGCTATAAACGAGGTTAAATCCTCCATGCTTGCGGCTTGA
- the atpB gene encoding F0F1 ATP synthase subunit A yields the protein MGFLPFVFPLAELEVGQHLYWQIGNFRIHGQVFMTSWLLIGALLALVVIGTKKMERDPKGVQNLLEFLWDYIRDLARTQIGEKVYRDWMPFIGTLFLFIFVSNWGGALVPWKLIELPSGELGAPTADINTTVALALLVSLSYFYAGLSNKGLRYFEYYVHPTPIMLPFKIVEDFTKPLSLSFRLFGNILADELVVAVLVFLVPLVLPVPVMFLGLFTSAIQALIFATLAAYYIGEAVEEHH from the coding sequence ATGGGTTTTTTGCCATTTGTTTTTCCTTTGGCTGAGTTAGAGGTGGGTCAACATCTCTATTGGCAAATTGGAAATTTTAGAATTCACGGCCAAGTCTTTATGACTTCATGGCTTCTAATAGGCGCTTTGCTTGCCTTAGTTGTCATTGGTACTAAAAAAATGGAACGTGATCCAAAGGGTGTTCAGAACCTTTTGGAATTTCTTTGGGATTACATACGTGATCTAGCAAGAACACAAATTGGTGAGAAGGTTTATAGAGATTGGATGCCTTTCATCGGAACCCTCTTTTTGTTCATTTTCGTGAGCAATTGGGGCGGAGCACTAGTTCCCTGGAAGCTGATCGAACTCCCAAGTGGTGAACTTGGGGCTCCAACAGCTGACATAAATACAACTGTTGCTCTAGCACTACTGGTATCTCTTTCATATTTCTATGCGGGTTTGAGCAATAAGGGTTTGCGTTACTTCGAGTACTACGTTCACCCAACGCCAATAATGCTCCCATTCAAAATTGTAGAAGATTTTACAAAGCCTTTATCTCTCTCTTTCCGTTTATTTGGAAACATTTTGGCAGATGAACTTGTTGTAGCGGTACTTGTTTTCCTAGTACCCCTTGTTCTTCCAGTTCCAGTTATGTTTCTAGGCTTGTTTACTAGTGCTATTCAAGCTCTGATTTTTGCAACTCTTGCTGCTTATTACATCGGGGAAGCAGTTGAAGAGCATCATTAA